Proteins co-encoded in one Micropterus dolomieu isolate WLL.071019.BEF.003 ecotype Adirondacks linkage group LG19, ASM2129224v1, whole genome shotgun sequence genomic window:
- the tmem259 gene encoding membralin → MSENQANNNNVPLNNNNNNMGPNRIRNPNINQNPLINVRDRLFHALFFKMAVTYARLFPPSFRRVFEFFVLLKALFVLFILAYIHIAFSRSPINCLEVVRERWPRDGILRVEIQRNSSRASVFLQYYDSTGLQEELEAEGGGGGGAGGLGLAALQEEEEDEEEMTLEMFDNSSVQFELDIEPRLKPSLIGGGGGGGGGAGGVNDSQDVSFSQTTKGMQLLKDSLSELEMMTRAVWPQEEYIVEYSLEYGFLRLSQSTRQRLNIPVMVVTLDPMKDECFGDGFSRFLLDEFLGYDDILMSSVKALAENEENKGFLRNVVSGEHYRFVSMWMARTSYLAAFVIMVIFTLSVSMLLRYSHHQIFVFIVDLLQMLEMNMTIAFPAAPLLTVILALVGMEAIMSEFFNDTTTAFYIILIVWLADQYDAICCHTNTSKRHWLR, encoded by the exons ATGTCTGAGAACCAggccaacaacaacaacgtccccctgaacaacaacaacaacaacatgggaCCCAACAGGATCCGAAACCCCAACATCAACCAGAACCCCCTCATCAACGTCCGAGACCGCCTCTTCCACGCCCTCTTCTTCAAGATGGCCGTCACATACGCCCGCCTGTTCCCGCCGTCCTTCAGGAGAGTCTTTGAGTTCTTCGTCCTGCTCAAG GCGCTCTTCGTCCTCTTCATCCTCGCCTACATCCACATCGCCTTCTCTCGCTCGCCCATCAACTGTCTGGAGGTAGTGAGGGAGCGCTGGCCCCGTGACGGCATCCTGCGGGTGGAGATCCAGAGGAACTCCAGCCGAGCCTCCGTTTTCCTGCAGTACTACGACTCCACGGGCctccaggaggagctggaggccgaggggggcggaggaggaggagcgggcGGGCTCGGTCTGGCAGCgctgcaggaggaagaggaggacgaggaggagatGACCCTGGAGATGTTTGACAACAGCTCAGTGCAG TTTGAGCTGGACATCGAGCCGCGTCTGAAGCCGTCTCTGattggaggaggtggaggaggaggaggaggagcaggaggagtgAACGACAGCCAGGACGTCTCCTTCAGCCAGACCACTAAAGGTATGCAGCTGCTGAAGGACTCTCTGTCTGAGCTGGAGATGATGACCCGAGCAG tgtgGCCTCAGGAGGAGTACATCGTGGAGTACTCGCTGGAGTACGGCTTCCTGCGTTTGTCTCAGAGCACCAGGCAGAGACTCAACATCCCCGTCATGGTGGTCACTCTAG ATCCCATGAAGGACGAGTGTTTTGGTGACGGCTTCAGTCGCTTCCTGCTCGATGAGTTTTTGGGCTACGACGACATCCTCATGTCCAGCGTGAAGGCGCTCGCCGAGAACGAGGAGAACAAAG GGTTCCTGAGGAACGTGGTGTCTGGAGAACATTACCGCTTCGTCAGCATGTGGATGGCCAGAACCTCCTACCTGGCTGCCTTCGTCATCATGGTCATATTT actCTGTCAGTGTCGATGCTGCTCAGATACTCTCACCACCAGATCTTCGTCTTCATCG TTGATCTTCTCCAGATGCTGGAGATGAACATGACCATCGCCTTCCCAGCAGCCCCTCTGCTCACCGTCATCCTGGCCCTCGTCG GTATGGAGGCCATTATGTCGGAGTTCTTCAACGACACGACGACGGCCTTCTACATCATCCTCATCGTCTGGTTGGCCGATCAGTACGATGCCATCTGCTGCCACACCAACACCAGCAAACGCCACTGGCTGAGGTGA
- the LOC123957596 gene encoding mediator of RNA polymerase II transcription subunit 16-like (The sequence of the model RefSeq protein was modified relative to this genomic sequence to represent the inferred CDS: added 73 bases not found in genome assembly) → MELAYVCEWEKRPKSTHCPSIPLVCSWSCRNLVAFTTDLKNEDDDKEVSHMIHIIDTEHPWDVYSINSGHTEVISCLEWDQSGSRLLSADGDGQIKCWSMSDHLVNSWESVLSSSLDGDPIVALSWLHNGVKLALHVEMSGSTNFGEKFSRVKFSPSLTLFGGKPMEGWMAVTVSGLVTVSLLKPGGALLTASESLCRLRGRVALADIAFTGGGNIVVAATDGSSSSPVQFYKVVVSVVSEKCRIDTELLPSLFLRCTTDPLRREKYPAVTHLKFLTRENSEQVLLCASNQSGSIVECWSLRKEGLPVNNIFQHRSPVVGEKQPTILKWRILTTTNDLERVSAVALPKLPISISNTDLKVASDTKFCPGLGEDLVPEQL, encoded by the exons ATGGAGCTGGCGTACGTGTGTGAGTGGGAGAAACGTCCAAAGAGTACTCACTGTCCCTCCATCCCTCTGGTCTGCTCCTGGTCCTGCAGGAACCTGGTGGCGTTCACCACAGACCTGAAGAATGAGGACGACGACAAAG aggTCAGTCACATGATCCACATCATCGACACCGAGCACCCCTGGGATGTTTATTCCATCAACTCTGGACACACTgaggtcatttcctgtttggAGTGGGACCAATCAG GTTCGAGGCTGCTGTCTGCAGACGGTGACGGACAGATTAAATGCTGGTCGATGTCCGATCACCTGGTGAACAGCTGGGAGAGCGTCCTGTCCAGCTCTCTGGACGGAGATCCAATCGTAGCTCTGAGCTGGCTGCACAATGGTGTCAAGCTGGCGTTGCACGTCGAGATG TCGGGTTCGACAAACTTCGGTGAGAAGTTTTCCCGGGTGAAGTTCTCGCCGTCTCTGACTCTGTTTGGCGGGAAGCCGATGGAGGGCTGGATGGCGGTGACGGTGAGCGGTTTGGTCACTGTGTCGTTGTTGAAGCCGGGCGGCGCTCTGCTGACCGCCAGCGAGAGTCTGTGCCGGCTACGAGGAAGAGTGGCGTTAGCCGACATAGCCTTCACCGGGGGAGGGAACATCGTGGTGGCAGCGACCGACGGCAGCAGCTCGTCCCCCGTCCAGTTCTACAAG GTGGTGGTGAGCGTGGTGAGCGAGAAGTGTCGCATCGACACAGAACTGTTACCATCCCTGTTCCTGCGCTGCACCACCGACCCTCTGAGGAGGGAGAAGTACCCTGCCGTCACCCACCTCAAGTTCCTCACCAGGGAGAACTCAGAACAG gttcTGCTGTGTGCGTCCAATCAGAGCGGCAGCATCGTGGAGTGCTGGTCCCTGAGGAAGGAGGGACTTCCTGTCAACAACATCTTCCAGCACCGGTCACCAGTCG TCGGGGAGAAGCAGCCCACCATCCTGAAGTGGCGGATCCTGACCACCACCAACGATCTGGAGCGAGTGTCGGCCGTCGCGCTGCCCAAACTGCCCATCTCCATCTCCAACAC